A single Lentimicrobiaceae bacterium DNA region contains:
- a CDS encoding glycosyltransferase family 1 protein, with the protein MEDTYLHIVSFTIPYPANYGGVIDVFYKLKALKAAGVKTILHCFSYDRTHSEELNDWCYKLYYYPRNTSVFTAFHYRPYIVNSRLSDALLNNLLKDDHPILFEGMHSCFFISHPLLQKRKKIYRESNIEHIYYYYLFKAEKNAIKKLFLITESIKLRLYQKTLRHACLMLAVSENDTMYLRKKFPGSQVEHLPSFHPNEQFNNIPGKGKYVLYHGNLTVSENYRAVTFLIKNVFANTSIPFIVAGLNPPEFLQKLAARHSNVQMVANPTDETMFTLIKDAHINILITFQATGLKLKLLNTLYNGRFVLVNAAMISGTGLSSLCYLAETGAQMLEKLEILFAKEFDNSEIAKREKLLGAKYSNEKNAGRLIGWVYR; encoded by the coding sequence GTGGAAGATACTTACTTACATATTGTTTCATTTACCATACCTTACCCCGCTAATTACGGAGGAGTGATTGATGTATTTTACAAACTAAAAGCCCTCAAAGCTGCTGGGGTTAAAACCATTTTGCATTGTTTCTCCTATGATCGTACACATTCCGAAGAATTGAATGACTGGTGCTACAAGTTGTATTATTATCCACGAAACACCTCAGTTTTTACGGCTTTCCATTATCGCCCCTATATCGTAAACAGTAGATTATCAGATGCATTGTTAAATAATTTACTTAAAGACGATCACCCGATACTTTTCGAGGGAATGCACTCCTGCTTTTTTATAAGCCATCCTTTACTGCAAAAAAGAAAAAAAATTTACAGGGAAAGTAACATAGAACATATTTACTATTACTATTTGTTCAAGGCAGAAAAAAATGCGATCAAGAAACTATTTTTAATTACAGAAAGCATTAAATTAAGATTATACCAGAAAACACTCCGCCATGCCTGCTTGATGCTCGCCGTATCCGAAAACGATACGATGTACCTTCGAAAGAAATTTCCCGGTTCACAAGTCGAGCATCTTCCCAGTTTTCACCCCAATGAACAGTTTAACAACATACCTGGAAAAGGAAAATATGTCCTGTACCATGGAAACCTTACCGTTTCCGAAAATTATAGGGCGGTTACTTTTCTTATTAAAAATGTTTTTGCCAATACTTCCATCCCTTTTATTGTAGCTGGTCTAAATCCCCCGGAATTTTTACAAAAATTAGCAGCCAGACATTCTAATGTTCAAATGGTTGCCAATCCTACAGATGAAACCATGTTTACATTGATAAAGGATGCTCATATAAATATCCTGATAACTTTCCAGGCTACAGGCTTAAAACTTAAGCTATTGAACACTCTCTACAATGGGCGGTTCGTGCTGGTAAACGCCGCTATGATTTCCGGAACCGGGCTGAGTTCGCTGTGTTACCTTGCAGAAACCGGTGCACAAATGCTTGAAAAGCTGGAAATACTGTTTGCCAAAGAATTTGATAATTCAGAAATAGCCAAAAGGGAAAAGTTGCTTGGAGCAAAATATTCCAACGAAAAGAATGCCGGAAGGCTCATCGGATGGGTTTACCGGTAA
- a CDS encoding glycosyltransferase has product MKKVIVSVTNDLVTDRRVDKTCQTLLKSGFDVTLAGRRKTDSLTLEKRNYRTHRFRLLFEKGPFFYAEYNIRLFFYLLSQKVQLLVSNDLDTLLPNFLVSKLKRIPLVYDSHEYYTQTPELVHRKRVQQVWKRIEKWIFPRLTDIITVNESIAGLYRNEYKKKIKVIRNIPPQLKPVVLKSKQELGIPENKKIILLQGAGINMQRGAEEAVEAMQYVENAILLIIGGGDVIEKLKEQVQKLKLQDKVLFIPKQPLDSLIHYTLHADIGLTLDKDTNINYRFSLPNKLFDYIHAGVPVLASRLPEIEKIISNYHIGTFIENHEPTHIAEKINFMLTNTEEYQRWKNNLPKAAHNLNWEEEEKIAMEIYAKYK; this is encoded by the coding sequence TTGAAAAAAGTCATCGTATCGGTTACCAATGATTTAGTTACTGACCGTCGGGTGGATAAAACCTGCCAGACCCTCCTGAAATCAGGATTTGATGTTACGTTGGCAGGCAGACGCAAAACCGACAGTCTTACCCTCGAAAAGCGTAACTATCGCACCCACAGATTTCGGTTACTTTTTGAAAAAGGTCCGTTCTTTTATGCTGAATATAACATCCGGCTCTTTTTCTATCTGCTATCACAAAAAGTACAATTATTGGTATCCAATGATTTGGATACTTTACTTCCTAATTTTCTTGTCAGCAAACTGAAGCGTATTCCTCTTGTGTACGACAGCCATGAATATTATACACAAACCCCGGAGCTGGTTCACCGCAAAAGGGTGCAGCAGGTGTGGAAAAGAATAGAAAAATGGATTTTTCCCCGTTTAACAGATATTATCACGGTAAATGAATCTATTGCCGGACTGTACCGTAACGAATATAAAAAAAAAATAAAGGTTATACGAAACATTCCGCCGCAATTGAAACCTGTCGTTTTGAAAAGCAAACAGGAATTGGGTATTCCTGAAAATAAAAAAATTATTTTGCTGCAAGGTGCCGGCATCAACATGCAAAGGGGAGCCGAGGAAGCTGTAGAAGCCATGCAATATGTTGAAAATGCTATTCTTCTTATTATTGGAGGTGGCGATGTTATTGAAAAATTAAAAGAGCAGGTGCAGAAGCTGAAATTACAGGATAAAGTGCTTTTTATCCCCAAGCAGCCTCTTGACAGTTTGATACACTATACTTTGCATGCCGACATTGGGCTTACTTTGGATAAGGATACTAATATCAACTATCGTTTCAGCCTGCCCAATAAATTGTTCGATTATATCCATGCCGGGGTTCCAGTGCTTGCATCGCGACTTCCCGAAATAGAAAAAATCATTAGCAACTATCATATCGGAACATTCATCGAAAATCATGAGCCTACGCATATTGCCGAAAAAATTAACTTTATGCTCACAAATACAGAAGAATACCAGAGATGGAAAAATAATCTGCCCAAAGCTGCCCATAATTTAAACTGGGAAGAGGAAGAAAAAATTGCAATGGAAATATACGCAAAATATAAGTAG
- a CDS encoding transglycosylase domain-containing protein, giving the protein MKKLNSLVVFVARNRKLIFKTLKIGLLVVACLFIFLFIFRNPLIRFVAERKINSFNKRYNAELMVGKMEWKLLSQFELQNISLRPLHGDTLLKIKHLQFRLSVWKLLLGRIAFHKFEMEDTYLTLIRHDSITNYSFLLGKPKKADTTKKFIPARNYDLRFYRLFEAAFDKIPSTMKIKNFNVSSVVGNYEVSLQVENFSINNRMFKVPVWVREEGYQSRWIVEGKLDAGERIAHFKWYSLGAGKVVIPYLQHKWKAEVAFDTLEFMLTEKKYSNHIFTFENTSSVKGLEILNDRISTEKVFFQHMSLSGIVNVGKNYFELDSATHVIFNQLNFNPYIKLQLQPTRQITLKIHKKEFPAQDLFSSLPRGLFTNLEGIRTSGGLSYNLDFFVDLTQPDSVIFNSALNRHDFHIESFGNTNFTYINSSFPYTAYERGVPVKTFAVGAENPEFRTLDQMPSYLKDAVMLSEDGEFYYHRGFIPDAIRKSIATNIKQKRFARGGSTISMQLVKNVFLTRNKTIVRKVEEALIVWLIENNGLCLKDRMFEVYLNIIEWGPLIYGAQEAAQYYFNKDVGQLTLSEAIYLAAIIPRPKSFKYTFDEFGHLKEYLQGYYKLLSGKMLRREMITQQEHDELVPDVELTGPAKLILLPADSLAPVNDSLRFEINYSGDEF; this is encoded by the coding sequence ATGAAGAAACTTAACAGCCTGGTTGTATTTGTCGCCCGGAACCGGAAACTTATTTTTAAAACATTAAAAATTGGTCTGTTGGTTGTTGCCTGCTTATTCATTTTCCTGTTTATTTTTCGGAATCCGCTGATACGTTTTGTTGCGGAACGAAAGATAAATTCCTTTAACAAACGGTATAATGCCGAACTTATGGTGGGTAAGATGGAATGGAAACTACTTTCACAGTTCGAATTGCAAAATATCAGTTTACGTCCACTTCATGGCGATACTTTATTAAAAATTAAACACCTCCAATTTCGATTAAGTGTGTGGAAGCTACTGCTTGGCAGGATAGCTTTCCATAAATTTGAAATGGAAGATACTTATCTTACCCTGATAAGGCACGATTCCATTACCAATTATTCCTTTCTATTGGGTAAGCCTAAAAAAGCAGATACAACGAAAAAATTTATTCCCGCCAGAAATTATGACCTGCGGTTTTACCGGCTTTTTGAAGCTGCTTTTGATAAGATTCCTTCGACAATGAAAATAAAAAATTTCAATGTGTCGTCAGTTGTGGGTAATTACGAAGTGAGTTTGCAGGTTGAAAATTTTTCGATCAACAACAGGATGTTTAAAGTTCCGGTTTGGGTAAGGGAGGAAGGCTACCAAAGCCGGTGGATTGTTGAGGGAAAGTTGGATGCAGGCGAAAGAATTGCTCATTTTAAATGGTACAGTTTGGGTGCCGGCAAGGTGGTAATACCTTATCTGCAGCATAAATGGAAAGCCGAAGTGGCTTTTGACACCCTTGAATTCATGCTTACTGAAAAAAAGTATAGTAATCATATTTTTACTTTTGAAAATACTTCCTCAGTAAAAGGACTTGAGATTTTGAACGATCGCATTTCCACCGAAAAGGTATTTTTTCAGCATATGTCGCTTAGCGGGATAGTGAATGTGGGGAAAAATTATTTTGAACTGGACAGCGCAACCCATGTTATTTTTAACCAACTGAATTTTAATCCTTATATTAAGTTACAATTACAACCTACCCGGCAAATTACCCTTAAAATTCACAAAAAGGAGTTTCCCGCTCAGGATTTGTTTTCTTCCTTGCCCAGGGGGCTTTTTACTAACCTGGAAGGCATACGCACCTCGGGAGGTTTGTCGTATAACCTTGATTTTTTTGTTGATTTAACCCAGCCGGATTCCGTTATTTTCAATTCGGCACTCAACCGACATGATTTTCATATTGAAAGTTTTGGTAACACTAATTTTACATATATCAACTCTTCTTTTCCCTATACGGCATATGAAAGGGGAGTACCTGTAAAAACTTTTGCCGTAGGTGCTGAAAACCCCGAATTTCGTACACTGGATCAGATGCCTTCTTACCTGAAAGATGCCGTTATGCTGTCGGAAGATGGTGAATTTTATTACCACAGGGGCTTTATTCCCGATGCTATCCGCAAATCTATCGCTACCAATATCAAACAAAAACGTTTTGCCCGCGGAGGTAGCACTATTTCCATGCAATTGGTGAAAAATGTATTTCTAACCCGTAATAAAACCATTGTCCGAAAAGTTGAGGAAGCTTTAATTGTTTGGCTGATAGAAAATAACGGATTATGTCTGAAGGACAGAATGTTTGAGGTATATCTCAATATTATTGAATGGGGTCCCCTGATTTATGGCGCACAGGAAGCCGCACAGTATTATTTCAATAAAGACGTCGGACAACTTACGCTTTCGGAAGCCATTTACCTGGCTGCCATTATTCCGAGACCCAAATCGTTTAAATATACTTTTGATGAGTTCGGGCACCTTAAGGAATACCTGCAGGGTTATTATAAGTTGCTTTCCGGTAAAATGCTGCGAAGAGAGATGATTACACAGCAGGAGCATGACGAACTTGTTCCCGATGTTGAGCTTACCGGGCCTGCAAAATTAATACTTCTGCCGGCTGATAGTCTTGCCCCGGTTAATGACTCTCTTCGGTTCGAAATTAATTATTCAGGCGACGAATTTTAA
- a CDS encoding ferritin family protein has translation MNTNKTLDILKTAILLERRGKAFYEQVAAGTKDENTKKFFGLMAEEEQSHVEFLSRQYNSISKGGKFEKPVPNGSEQEPEQVLTDAIKKNISAAGFEAAAISAAIDMETRAIEIYSKRAAETTDPHEKEMYLFLAEWEKGHHKILHELDEELKEKIWFDNQFWPF, from the coding sequence ATGAACACAAATAAAACATTAGACATTCTTAAAACGGCAATTTTATTAGAACGCAGGGGAAAAGCATTTTATGAACAGGTGGCTGCAGGTACCAAAGATGAAAACACAAAGAAATTCTTCGGATTGATGGCGGAAGAAGAGCAAAGTCATGTAGAATTTCTGTCGCGGCAATACAATTCTATTTCCAAAGGTGGAAAATTTGAAAAGCCCGTTCCTAACGGTAGTGAGCAGGAGCCCGAACAAGTACTTACTGATGCTATCAAAAAAAACATTAGTGCGGCAGGATTTGAAGCGGCAGCTATTTCCGCAGCTATTGACATGGAAACCCGTGCCATAGAAATCTATTCAAAAAGAGCAGCCGAAACAACCGACCCTCACGAAAAAGAAATGTATCTCTTTTTAGCTGAATGGGAAAAAGGACATCATAAAATTCTGCACGAATTGGATGAAGAACTGAAGGAAAAAATATGGTTCGACAATCAGTTCTGGCCGTTTTGA
- a CDS encoding sugar phosphate nucleotidyltransferase, protein MKAMLLAAGLGTRLQPLTLTKPKALIEIGGISLLERAILNLANYGVDAIIINIHHFGKQVIEFIENKKFPGVQIAISDERNQLLDTGGGLLNASWFFTGNEPFILHNVDIITSINLDKLIDFHVKHSPIATLAVQQRISSRYFHSNANGELCGWENVRNHHIKTITSKSPVIKKLAFSGIHVLSPAIFPLISETGTFSIIDTYLRLAEDYSIRLYDHTGDDFFDVGKFEQLKEIESKINEKSKGL, encoded by the coding sequence ATGAAAGCCATGCTCCTTGCTGCCGGTCTGGGTACACGCCTGCAACCGCTTACCCTTACCAAACCCAAAGCCCTGATAGAAATCGGAGGCATTAGCCTGCTCGAACGTGCCATTCTCAACCTGGCAAATTATGGGGTGGATGCAATTATTATAAACATACACCATTTTGGCAAACAGGTTATTGAGTTTATCGAAAACAAAAAATTTCCGGGAGTGCAGATTGCCATTTCCGATGAGCGAAACCAGTTGCTTGATACTGGCGGAGGTTTACTCAATGCCTCATGGTTTTTCACTGGCAACGAACCTTTCATACTTCACAATGTTGATATAATAACATCTATAAACTTAGATAAACTCATAGATTTTCACGTAAAACATAGCCCGATTGCCACCCTTGCCGTTCAGCAACGCATTTCTTCAAGGTATTTTCATTCAAATGCCAACGGCGAGTTGTGTGGATGGGAAAACGTACGTAATCATCATATAAAAACAATTACTTCCAAGAGTCCGGTTATTAAAAAATTAGCTTTCAGCGGTATCCACGTACTTTCTCCTGCGATTTTTCCATTGATTAGCGAAACCGGAACTTTTTCAATTATTGATACATACTTACGTCTTGCCGAAGATTATTCTATCCGCCTTTACGACCATACAGGCGACGATTTTTTTGATGTGGGTAAGTTTGAGCAGCTCAAAGAAATTGAATCAAAAATAAACGAAAAAAGTAAAGGTTTGTAA
- a CDS encoding phosphotransferase produces the protein MKEIQLQQLFHTWSGQYAETITLLPASGSNRKYYRITAGTVLAIGAYNPDNKENIAFTAFTNHFRKLNLPVPELYADNREENIYLIQDLGDTTLFSLLPTLKKNPQTLQDIYKKVIEALIGFQIKGACGFDFSLCYPRHAFDRQSMMWDLNYFKYYYLKPSGIPFDEQLLEEDFCKLCNYLLTIPGEFFLYRDFQSRNIMVQNDKLFFIDYQGGRKGALPYDLASLLYDAKADLSDGLRKELLAFYIEHLTKHLAISENKFEQRFYAFVLIRIMQAMGSYGFRGFFERKTLFLQSVPYAKRNLQQLLSDDKFPLFLPYLRQIIEKISSDVHIEKAGSKSLKVHINSFSYKKGIPADATGNGGGFVFDCRALPNPGRYDEYKALTGNDQPVINFLEKLPEVTDFLQNVFTIVDQSIDAYMHRRFENLMVNFGCTGGQHRSVYCAKQLEIHLLQKYAITVILHHE, from the coding sequence GTGAAAGAAATACAGTTACAACAACTATTCCATACATGGAGCGGACAATATGCCGAAACCATCACCCTGCTCCCAGCCTCAGGCTCCAACAGGAAATATTATCGTATTACGGCAGGAACCGTTTTGGCTATCGGAGCATACAATCCTGACAATAAGGAAAATATTGCATTTACAGCATTTACAAATCATTTCCGGAAATTAAATCTGCCTGTCCCGGAACTGTATGCCGATAACCGGGAAGAAAATATTTATCTCATCCAGGACCTGGGCGATACAACATTATTTTCTCTGCTTCCCACATTGAAGAAAAACCCGCAGACGTTACAAGACATCTATAAAAAAGTCATCGAAGCCCTTATCGGTTTTCAAATAAAAGGAGCCTGTGGTTTTGATTTCTCACTGTGTTATCCCCGTCATGCCTTCGACAGACAAAGTATGATGTGGGATCTCAATTATTTCAAATACTATTACCTGAAACCCTCCGGCATCCCTTTTGACGAACAATTACTTGAAGAAGACTTTTGCAAACTGTGCAATTATCTGCTTACAATCCCGGGAGAATTTTTCCTGTACCGCGATTTTCAATCACGAAATATTATGGTGCAAAATGATAAATTATTTTTTATTGATTATCAGGGAGGACGTAAAGGAGCACTGCCTTACGACCTTGCTTCACTACTGTACGATGCCAAAGCCGATTTGTCCGACGGACTGCGAAAAGAACTTTTAGCATTTTATATTGAGCACCTTACCAAGCATCTGGCTATATCCGAAAACAAGTTTGAACAGAGATTTTATGCTTTTGTCCTCATCCGCATCATGCAGGCTATGGGAAGTTACGGATTTCGTGGCTTTTTTGAACGCAAAACCCTTTTCCTGCAAAGCGTGCCCTATGCCAAACGTAACCTGCAGCAATTGCTTAGCGATGACAAATTTCCTTTGTTCCTGCCCTATTTGCGTCAGATAATTGAAAAAATCAGCAGCGACGTACATATTGAAAAAGCAGGTTCCAAAAGCCTGAAAGTGCACATCAACAGTTTTTCCTACAAAAAAGGCATTCCAGCCGATGCTACCGGTAATGGAGGTGGTTTCGTTTTCGATTGCAGGGCATTGCCCAACCCCGGAAGATACGACGAATATAAAGCCCTGACGGGAAACGACCAGCCAGTGATAAACTTTCTTGAAAAGCTGCCAGAAGTAACTGACTTTCTCCAGAATGTATTTACCATTGTAGATCAAAGCATTGATGCCTACATGCACAGAAGGTTTGAAAATCTGATGGTAAATTTTGGCTGCACTGGCGGGCAGCATCGCTCCGTTTATTGTGCCAAGCAACTCGAAATACACCTTTTGCAAAAATACGCTATTACCGTAATTTTACACCATGAGTAA
- a CDS encoding L-threonylcarbamoyladenylate synthase produces the protein MHTKEINLEVSNSLQVLETGGTLLYPCDTIWGIGCDATNPIAVERIFRLKRRSESKSLIILLDHFDKLANYITHVPSITYDLTNQVDEPLTIVYDGAKNLASNVIAADGTIAIRIIKHEFCQSLIRRFGKPIVSTSANLSTEPPPALFSQVSDSIKKGVNYIVNLQQSNINRTKPSKIIRLYSNGNYNIIRE, from the coding sequence ATGCACACCAAAGAAATAAACCTCGAAGTAAGCAATTCACTTCAGGTGCTTGAAACCGGTGGAACATTGCTTTATCCTTGCGATACCATATGGGGAATTGGCTGTGATGCTACCAACCCCATAGCCGTTGAAAGAATTTTCCGCCTTAAAAGAAGAAGCGAAAGCAAAAGCCTTATTATCCTTCTCGACCATTTTGATAAACTTGCAAACTACATCACCCACGTGCCCTCTATTACTTACGATCTTACCAACCAGGTGGACGAGCCCTTAACCATTGTCTATGACGGAGCAAAAAACTTAGCCTCCAACGTTATTGCAGCAGACGGAACCATCGCAATCCGCATCATAAAACACGAATTTTGCCAGTCGCTTATCCGTCGTTTCGGGAAACCCATTGTTTCCACCTCTGCCAACCTTAGCACCGAACCACCTCCTGCCCTGTTCAGCCAGGTTTCCGATTCTATAAAAAAAGGAGTGAATTACATAGTTAACCTCCAGCAGAGCAACATTAACAGGACAAAACCATCTAAAATTATCCGTTTGTATTCCAATGGAAACTACAACATAATACGGGAATAA
- a CDS encoding glycosyltransferase family 9 protein has protein sequence MQKILIIQTASIGDVILATPVLEALHSRFPEAGIDFLLKKGIENVFRGHPFLHEVIIWDKSKKKYRNLYSVFRKIRKNKYTLIVNIQRFAASGFLTAFSRSRVSVGFDKNPFSEFFSIKVKHNILEGGNTLHETERNLLLVESFTGKTQFSIRLYPTPQDVENVKTYRQTPYICIAPASLWFTKQFPAGKWIQFVRSLNNTYMIYLLGSKSDYTLCESIITDNPDSKIVNLAGKLSFLQSAALMQNAVMNYVNDSAPLHLASAVNANVAAIFCSTIPGFGFGPLSQNSVVIETQQKLPCRPCGLHGKKQCPEGHFNCAETIEIEQLLQQLPCTPKK, from the coding sequence TTGCAAAAAATACTCATCATACAAACTGCCTCTATAGGCGACGTTATCCTTGCAACACCTGTGCTGGAAGCCCTTCATTCACGTTTTCCGGAAGCCGGGATTGACTTTTTACTGAAAAAAGGAATTGAAAACGTTTTTAGGGGACATCCTTTTTTACACGAAGTAATTATCTGGGATAAATCTAAAAAAAAATACCGTAATCTGTATTCAGTGTTCCGGAAGATACGGAAAAACAAATATACCCTCATCGTTAATATTCAGCGTTTTGCAGCATCGGGTTTTCTTACCGCATTTTCCAGAAGCCGGGTATCAGTAGGTTTTGATAAAAATCCTTTTTCAGAATTTTTTTCCATAAAAGTAAAACACAACATTTTGGAAGGGGGAAATACCCTGCACGAAACCGAAAGGAATCTGCTTTTGGTTGAAAGTTTCACTGGTAAAACACAATTCTCTATACGTTTATACCCTACTCCGCAAGATGTTGAAAACGTAAAAACATATCGGCAGACACCTTATATCTGTATTGCTCCAGCGTCGCTCTGGTTCACCAAGCAATTTCCCGCCGGGAAATGGATACAGTTTGTCCGCAGCCTGAATAATACCTACATGATATATCTACTCGGGTCAAAAAGCGATTACACTTTGTGCGAATCAATCATTACTGACAATCCGGATAGCAAAATCGTAAACCTTGCCGGCAAACTGAGTTTTTTGCAATCGGCGGCATTAATGCAAAATGCAGTTATGAATTATGTTAACGATTCAGCGCCCCTGCACCTGGCTTCTGCCGTTAACGCCAATGTCGCAGCTATTTTTTGTTCTACTATACCTGGATTTGGCTTCGGTCCACTTTCGCAGAATTCCGTAGTTATTGAGACACAACAAAAATTACCTTGTCGCCCTTGTGGATTACACGGTAAAAAACAATGTCCCGAAGGTCATTTCAACTGTGCTGAAACTATCGAAATTGAACAACTATTACAACAATTGCCATGCACACCAAAGAAATAA
- a CDS encoding 2,3,4,5-tetrahydropyridine-2,6-dicarboxylate N-succinyltransferase, with protein sequence MENLTPLIEAAWNDSKLLKNKEILSAISSVIEQLDKGLLRVAEPVNGGWKVNEWIKKAIILYFPTRKMETSNSGLLEFHDKIPLKTGYADLGVRVVPHAIARYGAYIAPGVVMMPSYVNIGAYVDKGTMIDTWATVGSCAQIGKNVHLSGGVGIGGVLEPIQATPVIIEDDCFIGSRCIIVEGVHIEKEAVLGANVVITSSTKIIDVTGNTPVEYKNIVPSRSVVIPGSFTKKYPAGEFQVPAALIIGQRKPSTDLKTSLNNALREFSVAV encoded by the coding sequence ATGGAAAACCTCACTCCACTGATAGAAGCCGCCTGGAACGACAGTAAATTATTGAAAAATAAAGAAATACTTTCGGCTATATCTTCTGTCATCGAGCAACTTGACAAAGGATTGTTACGGGTGGCAGAGCCTGTAAACGGAGGCTGGAAGGTAAACGAATGGATAAAAAAAGCGATAATCCTGTACTTTCCCACCCGGAAAATGGAAACCTCAAATTCCGGTTTGCTCGAGTTTCACGATAAAATACCATTGAAAACTGGTTATGCAGATTTAGGTGTTCGTGTGGTTCCGCATGCCATAGCCCGTTACGGAGCTTACATTGCCCCTGGCGTGGTGATGATGCCTTCGTACGTAAACATCGGCGCTTACGTTGACAAAGGGACAATGATAGATACCTGGGCAACGGTGGGCTCCTGTGCGCAAATCGGTAAAAACGTACACCTGAGCGGCGGAGTAGGTATTGGTGGTGTACTGGAACCAATTCAGGCTACTCCCGTCATTATTGAAGACGACTGTTTTATTGGCTCGCGTTGCATCATAGTAGAAGGTGTGCACATAGAAAAAGAAGCTGTTCTTGGAGCCAATGTGGTGATAACCTCCTCCACAAAAATTATTGACGTTACCGGTAACACCCCTGTGGAATACAAAAATATTGTACCCTCACGTTCGGTTGTCATTCCCGGTTCGTTCACCAAAAAGTATCCTGCCGGCGAGTTTCAGGTACCTGCCGCTCTCATCATCGGACAGCGAAAACCTTCCACCGATCTGAAAACATCTCTCAATAATGCCCTTCGCGAGTTCAGTGTAGCCGTGTAA
- the ruvX gene encoding Holliday junction resolvase RuvX codes for MARILAIDYGQKRCGIAVTDEMQLVANALDTIATAGLMDFLKNYCMMEKVELFVVGMPKQMNNKPSESVKYIIPFVKQLHKNFPEIAIAEMDERFTSKMAFQTMIDAGLKKKDRQNKALVDRISATILLQSYMEIHEKFNK; via the coding sequence TTGGCACGAATACTTGCTATTGACTACGGACAAAAACGTTGCGGCATAGCCGTAACTGACGAAATGCAATTGGTTGCTAATGCTCTTGATACCATTGCAACTGCCGGATTGATGGATTTTTTGAAAAATTACTGTATGATGGAAAAGGTAGAACTTTTTGTAGTGGGAATGCCTAAACAAATGAACAATAAGCCTTCCGAATCGGTTAAATACATCATTCCATTTGTTAAACAGTTGCATAAAAATTTTCCTGAAATAGCAATTGCTGAAATGGACGAACGATTTACATCGAAAATGGCATTTCAAACCATGATTGATGCCGGGCTGAAAAAAAAAGACCGGCAGAATAAGGCTTTGGTTGACAGGATAAGCGCTACCATATTGTTGCAGTCGTACATGGAAATACATGAAAAATTTAATAAATAA
- the def gene encoding peptide deformylase — MILPIVAFGHPILRKKALDITPDYPELEQLIANMFDTMHLSDGVGLAAPQVNLSIRLIVLDASPYSEKYPHLKDFRKVLINPSIIEEWGEELSMNEGCLSIPDIHENILRKPNLRLRYQDEKFQSHEEEFDGNVARIIQHEYDHLEGILFVDKLPSIKKMILQRKLSDISKGLIKVSYRMIFPLQKKKYR; from the coding sequence ATGATATTACCCATTGTAGCCTTCGGACACCCGATATTACGAAAGAAAGCGCTGGACATTACTCCCGACTACCCGGAACTTGAACAGCTTATTGCTAATATGTTCGACACTATGCATCTTTCTGACGGAGTAGGACTGGCTGCACCCCAGGTTAACCTTTCTATTCGTTTGATTGTGCTTGATGCTTCGCCGTACAGCGAAAAATATCCCCATCTGAAAGACTTTCGCAAAGTGCTTATCAATCCCTCTATTATAGAGGAATGGGGAGAAGAATTATCAATGAACGAAGGTTGCCTGAGCATACCCGATATCCATGAAAATATACTACGCAAGCCTAATTTGCGACTCCGGTACCAGGATGAAAAATTTCAATCCCATGAAGAAGAATTTGATGGTAATGTTGCACGGATCATACAGCATGAATATGACCATCTGGAAGGCATTTTGTTTGTTGATAAACTGCCTTCTATTAAAAAAATGATATTGCAACGCAAGCTCAGCGACATCTCAAAGGGGCTGATAAAAGTTTCGTACCGGATGATATTTCCTTTACAAAAGAAAAAATACAGATAA